The sequence TTCCACAGGACAATGCTAAGTCTAGTTATGCAGCCTTAATTGGTTTAGTTACAACTAGataattccttttttcttctctcagaggcctttctgtttaaagacatttTAGCTGGAAGATGCTAATTGTCAATGAGGAGAAAGTGACACCTGAAGAGTTCATTCTCCATCTTGGTCCTCGGTTTCTCCTTTGAACTCCTTCCACCCGACCCTCTTTCCCACTTCATCACTTCTCCCCGGCCATCATAAAAGAGAGCCCTGCCCTGGCCAGGCGGCACAACTTGCCTTCTCCTTGCCAGGGCCTCATTCTCTCTGCAGCTGTGTCTCAGGCATGGACAACCTGCGAGAGACCTTCCTCAGCCTGGAAGACGGCTTGGGCTCCTCCGACAGCCCTGGCCTGCTGTCCTCCTGGGACTGGAAAGACAGGGCGGGGTCCTTCGAGCTGACCCAGGCCTCTCCCGCCCAGAGCCTCTCCCCGGCTCCGTCCCTGGAGTCCTATTCTTCCTCTCCCTGTCCGGCTGTGGCCGGGCTCGCCTGCGGGCATGGAGGTGCCAATGGTCGGGGCGGCGATGACTGCAGCGGCCTTGGGACCAGCGGCCTGGTGGAGGTGGACTACGACATGTTGGCATTCCCACCTGCCTACCTGCAGGGCCCTAGCGGCACCAAGGCCCAGAAGGGCACCAAGGTCAGGATGTCCGTCCAGCGGAGACGGAAGGCCAGCGAGAGGGAGAAGCTTCGGATGAGGACCTTGGCTGATGCCCTGCACACCCTCCGGAATTATCTGCCCCCGGTCTACAGTCAGAGGGGCCAGCCGCTCACCAAGATCCAGACGCTGAAGTACACCATCAAGTACATCGGAGAGCTCACAGACCTTCTCAACAGCAGCCGAGAGCCCCGGCCCCAAAGCGCTTGAGCTCAGCCTGGGGACTCGGGGGACTCACTTCAGCCCCCCAAGGCGGGGTGGCAGAGGAGCTTTAAAGACCTGGACCAGCTCTTGGAACAACAGCATCTGATTATTTTCATAGAATGAGCGTGACCTTGTTGTCTGGAAAAGTCTAAAGGAATTCCCATTGGACTAATCAAAAACATCCAGAACACTTAACTGCCAGACAAGCAGGTACTTTTGGCTTCCAGTTTTGCCACCATTTCTGAAGAGACTTGCCCTTTGCAAAGACACAGATGGCTTTTCCCTTTTCTGTCTGTTGCAGGTATTTTAAAGGGTCAGTGATTTCaaatgcattgtttttttttttgcaagcatGTAAAATTGTTACCGTTAATCTTCTCCCTCTCCTGGCATTTTGGTGTGGGGAGCTTGCTTCCTGTTGCTAACTAAACCTGCATTTTGTACTGGATCCCGGGAGACACCTGGATTCTTATTTAGAAAGATGAGCATCAAGTAAAGGGCTATAGTGCGCCTGTCTCATTttgtttgtgtgcgtgtgtgtgtgtgtgtgtgtgtgtgtgtgtgtgtgtgtgtgactaaaaTCAGGTCTTTGCTTTTGCAGGGACCAAAGTCACTTAAATGCAGAAGAAATAAGTGTCATGGTATAGAAATTCACAAGCAGACAGGTTATATTAAGACAGAGTGGAGGGTTTAAAGGCTGGCTCCTCTCTTAAGGGAAGCTTTAAAGGCTTCCCTTCTCtctcaaaggaaggaaaaggaggctGGGGGCCAGAGAATGAaggggggaggaagagaaggaaaactcAGCCTCATAGCCAGGCGTCGTAACAGAGCTGGGGAGGGCATGGAATGAGGGGTGGGTTCTCTCGGTGCCAGGCCTGCTGTGAGGATGACCTCAATGAATCCCATCACTTACTCATTTGTCAAACAAAGTctagtgctcagtcatgtctgactcttcttggctccatggactgtagcccactaagctcctctgtccatggaattttctgggcaaaaatactggagtgggttgccacttcctactctaggggatcttccccacccagggatagaacccacatctcttgagtctcttgcattagaaggtagattctttgccatgagcgccacctgggaagcccctcaaatgAAGAGATTAGCTCTAAAAGGGGATTTGTTTGACTTTAGAGATAAGTGCAAGGGTGAGGATTAGAGTGCAATTCTAGCCCCTCCAAAGAGATTTATTTCTTTGTCCACATCTCCTCCTCCTACCAATCCCCAAGTCACCTCACGTGCACCCCCTACCACAAACACACACCTCTCTTCATAGTGCCTCATCCTAGGGTGGGTGGCTGTAGCACCCTCAGCTTGGCTAATTTGCTGGCACATGGCATGGAAATGGGGGCTTTGAATTAAGGAGTTTCTTGAAAACTAGTGGCCTTTTTTAGGGCTGAATTTTTCTCTTCCAATCAGTATTAACCAGCTGCAATTGAATTGTCTGCTCATGTctcctgtcatttttttctattggtGATTTTTGTTTATGCTTTCAATAACAAATTACAAAGATAGTACATGTGTTCACAATTGAATGTAtaacttcactttttttcctttgctaatACAAACATATACCAATAAAAATAggtgtatatacatttttaacaaaTACCTTGAATTTTgcaaattgcttttttttcttagcaACATATGGTAAATTCATTCCAGTTTAACACAAATAAATCCATGTTGTAAGTACCCTTTTTACCTtgactttatagatgaggaaattgaagcagaCTGAGtcacaaatgtgaaaaatatagTGGAAAGAATAGGTTCTAACAGTGTTCCATAGCCAGGTATGCTATGCTAAATATAATTTGTCTAATGAACCACCTTTCATATGAAGtttaggttgttttcagttttcattacCAAAAATGCTATAACAAACATCACGGACAAATATTCACTGCTTTTGtgaaaaatttccagaaatggCCTGAATCAGAGTTGTGTGCATGCacatcttaattttaaataaataccatTAGGTGACTGGTACAAAGGTTTGTAGTTATTTACACTCCACCAGCTTGAGGTGACAGAAGCAGCTGGTCCATGTTGCCACTGGATATTATCAGTCTTCTGAAGTTTTCAATGCATTAAAAAATAGTCATGTTGTTCTtgtgttaattttaattttcctatgTACTCTTTGaaatggtttgttttttaaaattttatgtgactATTGTTCATTTTGGTCCCTCTTCTATAACTTGCCAGTTTATATAGTCTTTGCCATTTTTCCATTGGGTTATTTATCTTCCTGTTAATCATTTGGGAGAGCTTGTCACATGCTCTATGTGTTGAAAAGTTTTCTTCCAATCTATCACTTTGTTATCATCTTTGTTTGTGCTTTTGATCCTAATATCTTATGTTCTTTGAAGCTTTGATTTTTATATgatcaaatctctctctcttttttaattggcTTATGTGTTTCTTCCCTCTGCTCAATTTCTCCCAGTTCCAAGGCTATCCAAATAgtcttgattttcaaatattttaatatttatatatggatCTTTAAtacatctttgatttatttttgcccATAGTGCAAAGAAGGAATCTAACTTAATTTCTGATCAGCTTTTTATAACTGTAGAATAAGTATAACTTGTCATTGGAGGTAGTGGATGGTGGTAGTATACAGTTGCTAAAAGGTCATCCTATGTATACAAACCTTCATCCACTTCTCATATATTCCCTGATGatgttttaaagaagaaactaGAAAATGCTGAACAATATTAAGATTTTCTTCAAGGGACTTTACCATGTACAGGTGTTCATGTGAGAacgtatgtgtgtgcatgtatttgttcgtatgtgtgtgtgtggtgtttccTGTGTCAGGGGAAGAGGAttagagaaataatattttaggaAAGGGAGTGCTCAGCCTTTGAATCAGTTGGTATTTTCCTTGCCATTTTATTAAAGAGAGTAGAATCCAAATGCCCTTGGCTTTTGGTTTTTCAAACTCAAGCATTAAGTGTGTTTTATAAATAGCTTGGGTAATTTTGGTTGCCCTAGGGACCAAACACTGTGGATGGGTTAGGAGGTCCTGTCCTAACTTtcaaaaaattctagaaagtcATTCAACTACTAGGTAGGCTTGTTCTCAGGACTCCTAAGGTCCTCCCTGGAAAGCCTGGAGAAGATGATAACTTCCTGGGAGTGGGTCTCAGACCCAGGGGTTTTGTCTTCCTAACATCACCTGCAGCTCCGGGTGGGCCCTAATCAGGACAGGCAGCTGGCCATCAGCATTTGATTCCAGCAAAAATCCCCAGTGAAGTTGCCTCCTTTGTTCGGAGGATAGCTGGACTGTGTCCCTGATTCCTCTAGAGAGCATTTAAAAGCAGTTGGCTTGAGCATAGCTCAAGATTAGGAATAAGTTATTTCTGGCACTTGGATAAGGTGTGCGTCTAGGATATTGTGGTCCAAGTTTTCACATTCAGAATTTCATGTAATCTGCCTAACAGCTCTGGGGTTGGGCATCGTTAGTCCCATTTTGAGGATGAGGAAACTAAGCTTAGGGACAGCTACATGGTGCAAAGCCACCTGATCAGCTGGTGGCACGTGGTTGGCTAGTGAGCGAGTGAGTTCAGCTCTAACTCCAAGGCTTAGacccttccctgctggctctgtgAGCCCTGGACGGGACAGGCAGAGAGCTTTCTCGGCAAATGCTCACTCCTAGGCTTCTTAGCCTTGTTTCTGCCTCCCCATCTCTGGGACCCTCatttgctttaccatctgaaacatTTCTGAAGGGGCTATTCATCTTGTCCTCTAAATTATTTCCCTTTGAACTTCTCCCTCCGCCCCAAACATTTCCTCTGAAATTCTTTCACCTCCTTGCTGGCGCCTGGAGTCCTTAATCCACAGAGAAACCTGACTTCTGCTGTTCATCTGTGTTCAATAAAACGTTCCACAATTCACACCGGGCTGAGGTTTCTTTGTTCTTGTAGTTTCTGCCACATTAGCTAATTGGGAGAGAGgtcagagctggggtgggggagagtcTCTACAGACTGACAGGTAGACATattacttttacttttactttcagatgtcttaaaaaaaaacaaaaaactggagcccattttacaaagtgaagtaagccagaaagataaagaccaatacagtatactaacacatatatatggaattttaaaagatggtaacgataaccctatatgcaaaacagaaagagagacacagatgtacagaacagactttagactctgtgggagaagacgagggtgggatgttctgagagaacagcattgaaacaagtatactatcaagggtgaaacagaccaccagccaaggttggatgcatgagacaagtgctcagggctggtgcactgggaagacccagagggatgggatggggagggaggcaggaggggggatcgggatggggaacacatgtaaatccatggctgattcatgtcagtgtatggcaaaaaccactacaatattgtaaagtaattagcctccaactaataagaataaatggaaaaaaaacacacacaacaaaaGAAGATGCATATGCAAATAAGTTTTGGTACTTCTGccttggggcttcctgggtggtaaagaactcatctgccaatgcaggagacacaagagatgtgggctcgatcactgggtcaggatgctcccctggagaaggaaatggccacccactctagtattcttgcctggagaatcccatggacagagaagcctggcaggctacagttcacggggtgcagagtcagaagtgactggaaggacttagcacacacacactactgccTTGAGCTCCAATTACAGTAGCCCAGGATGCTATGTGACTCCTCTGAGGCGTCATCTGATCCCCGTATACTCCAAGTTGCTGGAAGGAGCCTGGACCTGTGACTTGACCCCTGTGGGCTCAGCCCATGCTGGCTTGACAGCAACCAGAGCTTGGCAAAGCCTCCGGTCCACCGGCTGGAAACCCGAGATAACTTCTACCTCATAATGAAATACTGAAGACTAAGCAGTGTGTCTTAGAGCATCTGGAAGGACTCGCTCTTAATATTTTGGTTCCAGAAAGTCCCTAGCCCTGaacagggagaaggaaaaaaacttcTGAGGAGGCTGGGGAAAACCGTATGATTTGTTTGTCTCTCGGGTTGGGACTATTCACTCTCCTTTCCTTAGCAGAGTCTCCTACTAAGCTCTTTCTCATGTGAATGCTATTGACTTCTGTTTCTCTTCATTAAGTGGAGCTTTGCAAGCCTGGAGTTCAGgtctgtgcaggagacaggagagttTAGCAGGCACTGCACGGGCTGTTCCCAGCCCAGCCAAGGCAAGCTGCTGATTCTTCATGTGAGGTGTCAAGTCTCAGGGCCAAAGGCTCTctatatcttttctcttttactcttAACAGCTATAGAAGATCACTAATATTAGCCCATTttgcaaacaaagaaacaggCTCTGGGAAGCCAAGtgatcttgcccaaggtcacataattGGCACAGGACCCAGGATTCCATGGGATTCCTAGGTGGCACCAGTGAtaacctgcctgacaatgtaggatacataagagacacaggttcgatctctgggctaggaaaatcccctggaggaggaaatggcaacccatccagcattcatgcctggaaaattccatggacagaagagcctggtggctacagtccatggggtctcaaaaagtcggacatgactgaacacaccaAGATTCCACTCAGGGCTTCTCCACTTATACTTTTGACAATACTATGCTTCAAGTGCTGGAAACACAGCCGAGAACAAAACAAGTCACAGCAAAGTCTCTGCATTCGAGTGGCTCCCACTAGTTTACGCTCTCCTTTGAAGAAGGTTTACATTTGCATTTGCACTGTGCAAGCAACTTATTAGAATGTACAGAGATCAGGGtatattttaaattgtgatgccttttggatggcatcaccgactcaacggacatgagtttaagcaaactctgggagacagtgagggacaagagaagcccggcatgctgcagtccgtggggtcggaaagaggtggacacgactgagcgactgaaaaacaacaccattttacactctcctctCACGTGGTATGGGGCATGACCATTCTTTCTCTCATAGACTGGAATTTGAGAAAAGTGTGGGAGTTTTGTAACCACCTTGGGGCATTTGTATGCCTCCAAGGGTATCATAGTTTGGATTCTAGAAATACCTGTTTTCAGGGGCTacagtttattgttttctttcaatttcttttgGGTGCAAAATGACCAAGTGAAAATTGGCAGTCATAATGTTAACAATGGCAcaacaactaatatttattggGTCCTTACTCTGGgtaaggcactgttctaagtacttttcatgaaataagtattttaatCCCTATGAAGTAAGAAGAAACCACTACCTTTTGACATAAGGACAAACatttacccattttatagatgagaaaacggaggcacagagaggggaaCACTTATCCAAGTTCATgcaacttggcagcagcagccctaggaatcaaaccctggcAGCTGTGCTCCACACCAAGCCGTTACTACTTATACCAGCTGTGTCCTTATATTGGTTTGGTGATTACATTTCATGTACATTATCTTATTTCACTCTTACCTGTACTTGATTATACATGAAACTGAATAGGGACTGTTATGTCCAGTTTAGAGATGAGGATATTAAAGGTCATAATGACAAAATATCCTAACTATGAATGAATGACAGAGCTGGCACCATGATCCaagtttctttaatatttatttatttattgactgctccgggtcttagttgtaacatgcaggatcttcaattgtcattggggcatgtgggatctttagttgtggcatatgggatctagttctccgaccaggcatcaaacccgggccccctgcattgggagcttggagtcttagctttAAAGTTTTAAACTCCTGGTCTGGCACTTTCTGGCTAAACTCCTCTGTCTCCAAAGGAAAACTTAGTTGTGCCCCAAAACCTCCGCCCCGAGGGCATCCTCCTAAACCTAGAACAACACAATGTGTACATTTCTTCGATACATCATTTCTTCAAGGCGGTTTTTGCATGGATGCATTCTGACTTTTTGAATCTCATCAGTGTGCACACAAAATAGTTCACATCTGCGCATAGGGAGAGTAATGAAAGCCAAAACCCTTGAACAGAATTTTATTTCCCTTCATCCCTCGAGAAGTTGCATTCCCAAGAGACTCCCATCCCAAGAGGCTCCCATTGCTGTTTTTACTGCACATCCAATTACCTCCTAGCAGAGAAAGCAGGTGACATTTAAGTAATTTAAGTTCCAGGATTCTAACACACATCAAAAGGCCTGAGATATTCTGGGGGCAGCTGAGAGTCAGGTGGTGGGCTGAGGACCCTGGAAATGAAACAGAGGGGAGATGTCCAAGGATATTGAGAACTGTGAGACCAGAAATGAGGGTCAGGGAAGGAGACTGGCGTCAGATTTCAGGAGCAGCCCCTCCTTAGTGAAGATGCATAGGGGAGACTCACGCAGCCCAGCGAGTGAAGCAGGACCAGTAAAGAGATGAAAGGACCCGATGCTCCTGGAGGGACTCAGGGAAGGCGATGCACAGGAGGAGGCTCTTGAAGTCATCCTCTAGGGAGCTAAGGGCATCCTGATCAGAGAAAACAGCATGTGCTAAAGAATGGAGGTCCGAGAAAGCGCTGGTTGGGGATTAGAAATGGGCTGCTTTGGTTGAAATGCAGAGTGAGTTTGAAGAACAGGGAAGTGAGATGGACAGGAAAGCAGGAGTGGGAGGCTGAGGGCTTGAACATCCTCCCAGCCATGGGGAAGCTGACTCCCAACCTGAGAGAAGCCTCTCCTGTTCACAGGCTACCTCAGGTCATTACTTCTCCGGGTCCTGACCAAAGCAGCCTGGCAGAGAACATCACACGCTTGCAGTGAGTGATTGCCATTGTGCTCCACTGGCTCAGTTACTAAATACTCAagtttctgttttccttcctatgttgttttcctttatatgtgcctgtgcatgcatgctaagtcgctgcagtcatgtctgactctctgctagcctatgggttgtagcccgccaggcacctctgtcaaagggattctccaggcaaaaatactggagttggttgctgtgccctcctccaggggatcttcccaacccagggattgaacctgagtctcttacatctcctgctgcattggcaggtgggttctttaccacgagtgccacttgggaagttcgtttttctttatatattcacaAAGAAATCCAGTCCTTACcaatatttcttaaaatcatcttttcatttctgctttttctgtattgtattcatattttattttttgaaaaaaatttcctcCCCACTTCTAGCCACATGAGTCTTGTTCTTCCCTTGCCCCAATTTTCCCACTGTTCCACACTTTGGTATTTGCTCTCCCTTCTGTTCCAACAACACCAGTCCAGCACTGGTGCCCTCATAGGGCGAGGAAGGGAAAAACGAAGCAGATGAAACCAGAACCTTCTTTCATCACTAAATACAGGCAATGATCCTTCTATCCTACTTGCAAGCACAGACCTCCAAGagggttccttttatttattttttaaccatttatgCAGTACAGATTATCAAGCATATGTGTAGCTAGCTGAGTACTAGGTCTTGGAGCAACAAATGGGTGGAGGGTGACCAAgataccacaatttttaaaagtgtattttatttatttggccccaCCAGGTCttaagttgtggcatgcaggatcttttagttccctgactagggatcgaacctgggccccctgcactgggagcatagagtcttggccactggaccaccagggaagtcccaagatgccACAAATTTAACACAAGTAACTCTGCACTCTTTCCTAACTATGCTATCTCATTAACCTTCTTAATAAACTTGTGAGGGCAAAACATGATCTCTGCTCTCAAGAAGTTTAAATGGAGTTGGGGGACATACATAAATAAGCACATACAGGCAAAAAAAAAggtcagaaaattttaaagtgtgtCTAAAATCAGTGAgaacaaggaaaggaaagagggatTCTGTTTCAAGGGGCAGCTGACTCTGTAGGTAAGCTGGCACTGAACTTGAACCTAGACGGTAAGTGGGACCTTGGCTGAGTATAGGGGTCATTCAAGAGacaaagaacagagaaaacaaaGGTCCAAAGGCAGAAATCAGTGAGAGGCCCAGCATGAGGGCATGTGGCTGAGACAGAGGGTGGATCAGGGGGTCTGGATAGAGTATAAAAGGCTTAGATGCTAAGCTATGGGGCAGGACTTAGCAAAcacttatattttttatttgactcATTCTGTAAGAATCTGTGAAGATGATGAATTCATTCACTGAACAAGAATCGATGAGCTCGTGGCATGTCTCCTAGCTTGTGTCTGGTTTCTGGAAGAGGGACGTTTGGACGTTTACACTCCAGTGGTGGAGGAATAAGATTCCATGATGGTTTAAAGAGGATGTGGTTCAGACAGCGAGTCTGCTGTGAACTGTGGGCTGGAGGGGCCCTCTCCGGGGACTGGAAACACAAAAGGAAGGGGGCTGAGGGGTTACAAAATGAGAGAGTAGAGGctggaggggtgggaaggagatgGAAGGCAGAGCATCCCAGTGGAACTAGAGAGGAGGGTGAATGAGGAGCCAGGAGAAGTGGTGAGAAGGGAAAGATGGCTCCAGCTTTGGAAAGCTCTGGAAAAGCCAGTGGAAGAGACATTTCCAAACTCTGATCAGTCCGTGAGCATTCTGCTGCTCCTGAATGTTCACTTCAGCGTGTAAGTGTCAGTAACACTGCTGAGCCTGGTCTCCACATCCTAATACTCCCAGCAAGGCCgctgttcccatttcacagatgagaaaacaaggctcagagaggttaggcaaATCTCTAGACCAATGGCAGTAAAGGGCTAATGGGCTCCAGAGCTTCCCTGAAAAGCCTCAACAACACTATTGtcattcagctgctcagtcatgtctgactctgtgacccccaaggactgtagtctgccaggctcctctgtccttggactttcccaggcaagagtactggagtgggttgccatttccttctccgaaagAATCTGAAAGTGGAAACTAAAGAATGATTGCCCAGAAAGTTTCTGAGcatagcattcagttcagttcagttcaattgctcagt is a genomic window of Muntiacus reevesi chromosome 3, mMunRee1.1, whole genome shotgun sequence containing:
- the MSGN1 gene encoding mesogenin-1, with the translated sequence MDNLRETFLSLEDGLGSSDSPGLLSSWDWKDRAGSFELTQASPAQSLSPAPSLESYSSSPCPAVAGLACGHGGANGRGGDDCSGLGTSGLVEVDYDMLAFPPAYLQGPSGTKAQKGTKVRMSVQRRRKASEREKLRMRTLADALHTLRNYLPPVYSQRGQPLTKIQTLKYTIKYIGELTDLLNSSREPRPQSA